DNA from Gephyromycinifex aptenodytis:
CAACCCGCCGATCTCGCTGTTCTACGTGCAGGGGCTCAACCTGACCCCGCTGCACGCCCACACGGCCCTTTTCGGCGTGTACGGCATGCTCGGCATCGGGCTGATGCTCTTCTGCGTCCGCAGCCTCATGCCGGGCCGGGAGTGGAACGACTGGCCGCTCAAGCTCGGCTTCTGGGCGATGAACGGCGGGCTCTTTCTCATGGCGATGCTCAGTCTGCTGCCGCTGGGCCTGTCTCAGGCGTGGGCGAGCATCTCCGAAGGCCTGTGGTACGCGCGCAGTTCAGAGTTCCTGTACACCCCGGCGATGACCGTACTGCGCTGGATGCGCACCCCCGGCGACGTGCTGTTCGGCGTGGGCGCTCTCTCTATCGGCCTGTTCATGGTCGGTCTGCTCACGGGCCACTCGATCCGTAACCACGGACCCAGCACCCGGCAGGGGTCGCTGGGGACTGACGACGAGAAAGCCCGCATGCCCTGAGCACCACCGTCGCATCGGCCTCGGGGGTGGTCAGGCTCGCCCCTTCGCCACCCCCGAGACTGGCCGTCTGCGACAGACGGGATTCCCCTGCCTCCGGCGCCCGCCCCAAGTCGCCGGGTTACCCCGCACCGTTGGCCGTCCCGCGCCACTACCGTTGGTGCATGCGTATCAGCGACCTCATCCGCGCCAAGGGCTCCGACGTCGTCACCGTGGCGCCCGACGCCTCGGTGGCCGACCTTCTCTCCTTGCTGGCCGAACACGGGATCGGCGCCGTCGTCGTCTCCGCCGACGGCTCCCACATCGACGGCATCGTCAGTGAGCGAGACGTCGTCCGGCACCTGCCACGGGTCGGCGCCGAACTGTTGGCCTCCCCGGTGCGCGACATCATGTCGGCCGATGTCTACACCTGCACCCAGTCCTCCGTCGTCGCCGATCTGGCCGGGATGATGACCGAGCACCGCTTCCGCCACGTTCCCGTGGTCGATGAGGACAAGAAGCTCATGGCCATTGTCAGCATCGGCGACGTCGTCAAGGCGCGCACCCAGATGTTGGAAAGCGAACGCGACGACCTAGTCGGTTACATCCAGCAGTGACCCTGGGGAATGGGCGGCATTCCCGCTCATTCCCCCATGGAATCCCCGTGTGCTCGGTGAGCACACGGGGATTTTTTGTGTCCGCTCAACGGGCGAAGAGGTCGCAAATAGATCACAATGGGTCACATGTGA
Protein-coding regions in this window:
- a CDS encoding CBS domain-containing protein, producing the protein MRISDLIRAKGSDVVTVAPDASVADLLSLLAEHGIGAVVVSADGSHIDGIVSERDVVRHLPRVGAELLASPVRDIMSADVYTCTQSSVVADLAGMMTEHRFRHVPVVDEDKKLMAIVSIGDVVKARTQMLESERDDLVGYIQQ